From Actinopolymorpha cephalotaxi, one genomic window encodes:
- a CDS encoding SDR family NAD(P)-dependent oxidoreductase, whose translation MTGAGRVALVTGGASGIGLATARRLAGGGDRVVIVDRRAEAGEQARDALRAEGLDVTFAAADVTVEEDVVRVVRTAEEQAGPIDVVVNNAGIFEPVRFVEAPTPVWHRTFDVLVKGAYLFSREVAARMVARGTGGVIVNVSSINGNRGLAESSHYNAGKGAVDQLTRCLAIELADHGIRVNAVAPGFVDTPMSVVDGENELESEEFRAVYVRGGRIPMRRAGTAAEVADVVAFLASPAAAYVCGAIVPVDGGLAVTF comes from the coding sequence ATGACTGGCGCCGGGCGGGTCGCACTGGTCACCGGGGGTGCCAGCGGAATCGGGCTGGCGACCGCCCGGCGGCTGGCCGGCGGCGGCGACCGCGTCGTCATCGTCGACCGCCGCGCCGAGGCCGGGGAGCAGGCCCGGGACGCGTTGCGCGCGGAGGGGCTGGACGTCACCTTCGCGGCCGCCGACGTCACCGTCGAGGAGGACGTCGTACGCGTGGTGCGTACGGCGGAGGAGCAGGCCGGCCCGATCGACGTCGTGGTCAACAACGCCGGGATCTTCGAGCCGGTGCGGTTCGTCGAGGCGCCCACGCCGGTCTGGCACCGTACGTTCGACGTGCTGGTGAAGGGCGCCTACCTCTTCTCCCGGGAGGTCGCCGCCCGGATGGTCGCCCGCGGCACCGGCGGCGTCATCGTCAACGTCTCCTCGATCAACGGCAACCGCGGGTTGGCGGAGTCCAGCCACTACAACGCGGGCAAGGGTGCGGTCGACCAGCTCACCCGATGCCTCGCGATCGAACTCGCCGACCACGGCATCCGGGTGAACGCGGTCGCGCCGGGCTTCGTGGACACCCCGATGTCGGTCGTGGACGGGGAGAACGAGCTGGAGAGCGAGGAGTTCCGGGCGGTCTACGTCCGGGGCGGGCGGATCCCGATGCGACGTGCCGGTACGGCAGCCGAGGTGGCCGACGTGGTGGCGTTCCTCGCCTCACCGGCCGCGGCGTACGTGTGCGGCGCGATCGTCCCGGTCGACGGCGGCCTGGCCGTGACGTTCTAG
- a CDS encoding TetR/AcrR family transcriptional regulator, translated as MTGGGGQASSGRGQEPSGRGQASSGRGQATKTRLLDAAAQLVGEVGWGAVSTRLVAERAGVNPALVHYHFSSVADLLREAVMRTAREMVFQLVDVLSQAADVRTGVDTLFGFLRPYTGTDPASLLMVEGFLAATRDDALRAEFATLIEEIRQRFADWLAACGHPDPIVSAGVFAALIDGLLLHRAVLPDMDFEAYQRTVTRMLSAGVPEKRDRHE; from the coding sequence GTGACCGGCGGAGGTGGGCAGGCGTCCTCCGGCCGCGGTCAGGAGCCCTCCGGCCGCGGGCAGGCGTCCTCCGGAAGGGGCCAAGCCACCAAAACCAGGCTGCTGGACGCCGCCGCACAACTGGTCGGGGAGGTCGGCTGGGGTGCGGTCTCCACCCGGCTGGTCGCCGAGCGGGCCGGGGTCAACCCGGCGCTGGTGCACTACCACTTCTCCTCGGTGGCCGACCTGCTGCGCGAGGCGGTGATGCGTACGGCCCGCGAGATGGTCTTCCAGTTGGTGGACGTCCTGAGCCAGGCCGCCGACGTCCGCACCGGAGTGGACACGTTGTTCGGCTTCCTGCGGCCCTACACCGGCACCGACCCGGCGTCGCTGCTGATGGTGGAGGGCTTCCTCGCCGCCACCCGCGACGACGCCCTGCGCGCGGAGTTCGCCACCCTGATCGAGGAGATCCGGCAGCGGTTCGCCGACTGGCTGGCGGCATGCGGGCACCCCGACCCGATCGTGTCCGCCGGGGTGTTCGCGGCACTGATCGACGGACTGCTGCTGCACCGCGCGGTGCTGCCGGACATGGACTTCGAGGCGTACCAGCGAACCGTGACCAGGATGCTGTCGGCGGGCGTACCCGAGAAACGCGACCGGCATGAGTGA
- a CDS encoding TraR/DksA family transcriptional regulator gives MSDTGMGDAGLPSDDLAELRALVEEDRERTAGRLAFLTRDLTGIVESAALVATDDEHDPEGSSTAFERAHVQALLDQTHEHLRQLDLALDRMAAGTYGRCERCGRPIPVERLRIRPATTTCVTCAARTR, from the coding sequence ATGAGTGACACCGGCATGGGTGACGCCGGGTTGCCGAGCGACGACCTGGCCGAGCTACGCGCCCTGGTGGAAGAGGACCGGGAACGCACCGCCGGGCGGCTGGCTTTCCTCACCCGCGACCTGACCGGCATCGTCGAGTCGGCCGCACTGGTGGCCACCGACGACGAGCACGACCCGGAGGGATCGTCCACCGCGTTCGAACGCGCACACGTGCAGGCACTGCTCGACCAGACTCACGAACACCTGCGTCAACTCGACCTTGCGCTGGACCGGATGGCCGCCGGGACGTACGGCAGATGCGAGCGCTGCGGGCGGCCCATCCCGGTCGAGCGCCTGCGGATCCGCCCCGCCACCACGACCTGCGTCACCTGCGCCGCGCGCACCCGCTGA
- a CDS encoding sensor histidine kinase, with product MPATQPTRTDALLAAATFCLVAAAAATAHETPARAVPAYCFALGFAVVILFGRGWPVPALLATAAGILAYYTLDLPPVGLAAPIAAVLYSASERGRLVPAAIVGGGLLAVSIPVRLVEGDDPAVVVGFELGSEAALMVAVIALGDAVRNRRALRTELTRQAAAADEERLREAARQVEAERLRIAREVHDTLGHTMSVITLQSAVAEEALADGRSEPARAALAAIHSAGGSAMAELRATLRTLRRDTGTREPTPGIDRLPALLDGVRRSGLTVDLSVTGDVDALPAVVGATVYRVVQEALTNVLRHALATRVTVTISLAAGQLSLDVVDDGRGMPPNSQPGKEGQGLRGMTERVALLGGTVETGRADSGSAGPGGFRVRVRLPLSRGEA from the coding sequence GTGCCGGCAACCCAGCCCACCCGCACCGACGCGCTCCTCGCCGCCGCCACCTTCTGCCTGGTCGCGGCGGCCGCGGCGACCGCGCACGAGACCCCTGCCAGGGCGGTGCCGGCGTACTGCTTCGCGCTCGGGTTCGCGGTGGTGATCCTCTTCGGCCGGGGGTGGCCGGTGCCCGCGCTGCTGGCCACCGCGGCCGGCATCCTCGCCTACTACACGCTGGATCTGCCGCCGGTCGGGCTGGCCGCGCCGATCGCCGCCGTGCTCTACTCCGCCTCCGAACGGGGCCGGCTGGTGCCGGCCGCGATCGTCGGCGGCGGCCTACTCGCGGTCTCGATCCCCGTACGCCTGGTCGAAGGGGACGACCCGGCCGTCGTCGTGGGCTTCGAACTCGGCTCGGAGGCGGCGCTGATGGTCGCCGTGATCGCACTCGGCGACGCCGTCCGCAACCGCCGAGCCCTGCGGACCGAGCTGACCCGGCAGGCGGCGGCCGCCGACGAGGAACGCCTCCGCGAGGCCGCCCGACAGGTGGAGGCGGAGCGGCTGCGCATCGCCCGGGAAGTCCACGACACCCTCGGGCACACCATGTCGGTGATCACCCTGCAGTCCGCCGTGGCCGAGGAGGCGCTGGCCGACGGGCGGTCCGAGCCCGCCAGGGCCGCGCTGGCCGCGATCCACTCCGCCGGCGGCAGCGCGATGGCCGAGTTGCGCGCGACACTGCGCACGCTGCGGCGCGACACCGGCACCCGCGAGCCGACGCCCGGCATCGACCGGCTGCCGGCGCTGCTGGACGGCGTACGGCGAAGTGGGCTGACCGTCGACCTGTCGGTCACCGGCGACGTCGACGCGCTGCCGGCGGTGGTGGGCGCGACCGTCTACCGGGTCGTGCAGGAGGCGCTGACCAACGTCCTGCGGCACGCCCTCGCCACCAGGGTGACGGTCACGATCTCACTCGCCGCCGGGCAGCTGTCGCTGGACGTGGTGGACGACGGACGGGGTATGCCCCCGAATTCCCAACCAGGCAAGGAAGGTCAGGGGCTGCGCGGCATGACCGAGCGCGTCGCGCTGCTCGGCGGGACCGTGGAGACCGGCCGTGCGGACAGCGGATCCGCGGGGCCTGGTGGCTTCCGGGTGCGGGTCCGCCTGCCGCTGAGCCGAGGTGAGGCATGA
- a CDS encoding acyl-CoA-binding protein, with protein sequence MSDLETDFTGAVKAVAALGVDPGNDVKLRLYALYKQATIGDVDGKRPGFTNVVGRAKHDAWESVHGMSSAEAKQAYVDLASGLIG encoded by the coding sequence ATGAGTGACCTGGAGACGGACTTCACCGGTGCCGTGAAGGCGGTGGCCGCGCTCGGCGTGGACCCGGGCAACGACGTCAAGCTGCGGCTGTACGCGTTGTACAAGCAGGCGACGATCGGCGACGTGGACGGCAAGCGCCCCGGCTTCACCAATGTGGTCGGGCGGGCCAAGCACGACGCGTGGGAGTCGGTGCACGGGATGAGCTCGGCCGAGGCCAAGCAGGCGTACGTCGACCTCGCCTCCGGCCTGATCGGCTGA
- a CDS encoding response regulator transcription factor, with protein MTGIRVVLVDDQYLVRTGLRALLDRAPDIAVVGEAGDGATALGVVRAQRPDVVLMDVRMPGTDGLEATRRILDDRDLSDVRVVMLTTFDDDEYLFEAIRAGAAGFLLKDTAPDALRDAVRTVAGGDALLSPAVTRRVLAAAARSPVADPARLDGLTDRERDVLAQVGAGRSNAEIGSVLHLSPDTARTYVSRLLAKLNARDRSQLVVIAYESGLVRPGQS; from the coding sequence ATGACCGGGATCCGGGTCGTCCTGGTCGACGACCAGTACCTCGTCCGCACCGGGCTGCGCGCCCTGCTCGACCGCGCACCGGACATCGCCGTCGTCGGTGAGGCGGGCGACGGAGCGACCGCGCTCGGCGTCGTCCGCGCGCAGCGACCCGACGTCGTTCTGATGGACGTACGCATGCCCGGCACCGACGGGCTGGAGGCGACGCGACGGATCCTCGACGACCGCGACCTGAGCGACGTCCGCGTGGTGATGCTGACGACCTTCGACGACGACGAGTACCTCTTCGAGGCCATCCGCGCCGGGGCCGCCGGCTTCCTCCTCAAGGACACCGCGCCGGATGCTCTGCGCGATGCCGTCCGTACGGTGGCGGGCGGGGACGCGCTGCTGTCCCCGGCCGTCACCCGGCGGGTGCTCGCCGCGGCGGCCCGGTCGCCGGTGGCGGATCCGGCCCGGCTCGACGGTCTCACCGACCGCGAACGCGACGTTCTCGCGCAGGTCGGCGCCGGGCGGTCGAACGCGGAGATCGGGAGCGTTCTCCATCTGAGCCCGGACACCGCCCGCACCTACGTCAGCCGGCTGCTGGCCAAGCTGAACGCCCGCGACCGTTCGCAGCTGGTGGTGATCGCCTACGAGAGCGGGCTCGTCCGCCCCGGGCAGAGCTGA
- a CDS encoding NUDIX domain-containing protein: MTERFQVVPAAYVMFLRTVDGTEQVLLQLRQGTGYMDDHWAMAAAGHVEAGESVFEAACREAEEELAVKIEPADLTPLTAMHRTGRTGDPIDERVDFFLQCRTWTGEPRLVEPDKTADLRWFALDDLPEPVVPHERFVLDRVRAGGIDPVVSFGFTGPTLPHDKRS; the protein is encoded by the coding sequence GTGACCGAGCGATTCCAGGTGGTCCCCGCCGCGTACGTGATGTTCCTCCGCACCGTCGACGGCACCGAGCAGGTGCTCCTTCAGCTACGCCAGGGCACCGGCTACATGGACGACCACTGGGCGATGGCCGCGGCCGGGCACGTCGAGGCCGGCGAGTCGGTGTTCGAGGCGGCGTGCCGGGAAGCCGAGGAGGAGCTCGCGGTGAAGATCGAACCGGCCGACCTCACGCCGCTCACCGCCATGCACCGCACCGGCCGTACCGGCGACCCGATCGACGAACGGGTCGACTTCTTCCTGCAGTGCCGCACCTGGACCGGCGAGCCCCGACTGGTCGAGCCGGACAAGACCGCCGACCTGCGGTGGTTCGCGCTGGACGACCTGCCCGAGCCGGTCGTACCCCACGAACGCTTCGTCCTGGACCGCGTGCGCGCCGGCGGCATCGACCCCGTCGTCAGCTTCGGCTTCACCGGCCCGACGCTCCCGCACGACAAGCGTTCCTAG
- a CDS encoding MMPL family transporter, translated as MAEQPRVESRIPSPSGSSPDSSPDSSPGSRPAGRRGSVFARLAGWSARHRWRALVLWAAVLVGATVAAQAVGSAYQNDFSLPGTESQQVADRLAAESPVQAGGTISIVVEAPAGIASAGTKVRVTRMLAAVRELPHVADVTSPYAARYAVADDGTIAYATVLLDAPSQEVPAEAVRTIIDTAQRADGAGLKVALGGDAVRGAEESGGGAAEGIGLLAALVILVLMFGSVLAASLPIVIAVFAVGATVGLVALASHVAVVADFTTPLMVLVGLGVGIDYALLIFSRFRTELLRGLDRDQAARAALDTAGRTVFFAGGTVIIALMGLAVLGLGSLQGVAVAVALTVLVTMLASLTLLPALLAILGGRIERAVRRHAARARTAEGARWRRWSTAVQRRPVLAIVVPVVALMALCVPLLDLHLGFADAGNDPATKTSRQAYDLLAKGFGPGVNGPLLVLAEGGEPAAQAAQRALANADGVAEVTPPMPAKRAGVSTLLVFPDSKPQDTATADLVDRLRTDVLPDVARDTGATFLVGGATAAVADFSTAVKDRLALFVGVVVGLSALLLMLVFRSVLIPVKAAVLNLLSVGASLGVVTLVFQNGFAGGLFGVEPGPVEAFVPVMIFAIVFGLSMDYEVFLLSRMHEEWERTGDASHAISEGLATTARVVTAAAAIMIVVFGAFLLDPGRMLKQFGLGLAVAVFLDAVVIRCLVLPAVMQVLGPRAWWLPRWLRRLPRVTIDR; from the coding sequence ATGGCTGAACAGCCGCGGGTCGAGTCCCGCATCCCTTCCCCGTCAGGGTCCTCGCCCGATTCGTCGCCCGATTCGTCCCCCGGCTCCCGGCCGGCCGGCCGCAGGGGCAGCGTCTTCGCACGGCTGGCCGGCTGGTCGGCGCGGCACCGATGGCGGGCTCTCGTGCTGTGGGCGGCCGTGCTCGTCGGGGCCACCGTGGCCGCCCAGGCGGTCGGATCGGCGTACCAGAACGACTTCTCGCTGCCGGGTACGGAGTCCCAGCAGGTGGCCGACCGGCTGGCCGCGGAGTCGCCGGTGCAGGCGGGCGGCACGATCTCGATCGTCGTGGAGGCCCCCGCCGGCATCGCGTCGGCCGGCACGAAGGTGCGGGTGACCCGGATGCTCGCCGCCGTCCGCGAACTGCCGCACGTGGCCGACGTCACCAGTCCGTACGCGGCGCGGTACGCGGTCGCCGACGACGGCACCATCGCCTACGCGACCGTGCTGCTGGACGCGCCCTCCCAGGAGGTGCCCGCCGAGGCGGTGCGGACGATCATCGACACCGCACAGCGGGCCGATGGTGCCGGTCTGAAGGTCGCGCTCGGCGGTGACGCGGTGCGTGGCGCGGAGGAGAGCGGTGGCGGTGCGGCCGAGGGGATCGGCCTGCTCGCCGCGCTGGTGATCCTGGTGCTGATGTTCGGTTCGGTGCTGGCCGCGAGCCTGCCGATCGTGATCGCGGTGTTCGCCGTCGGTGCGACCGTCGGTCTGGTCGCGCTCGCCTCGCACGTCGCCGTGGTGGCGGACTTCACCACGCCGTTGATGGTGCTGGTCGGGCTCGGCGTCGGGATCGACTACGCCCTGCTGATCTTCTCCCGGTTCCGGACCGAACTGCTGCGGGGTCTCGACCGTGACCAGGCGGCGCGGGCCGCCCTGGACACCGCCGGCCGGACGGTGTTCTTCGCCGGCGGCACGGTGATCATCGCCCTGATGGGGCTGGCGGTTCTCGGACTCGGATCCCTGCAGGGTGTCGCCGTGGCGGTCGCGCTCACCGTGCTGGTCACGATGCTCGCGTCGCTGACGTTGCTGCCTGCCCTGCTGGCCATCCTCGGCGGCCGGATCGAGCGCGCCGTACGCCGGCACGCCGCCCGGGCGAGGACGGCCGAGGGTGCGCGGTGGCGGCGCTGGTCCACCGCGGTGCAGCGGCGGCCGGTGCTCGCGATCGTGGTGCCGGTGGTCGCACTGATGGCCCTGTGCGTGCCGCTGCTCGACCTCCACCTCGGGTTCGCCGACGCCGGGAACGACCCGGCGACGAAGACCAGCCGACAGGCGTACGACCTGCTGGCGAAGGGATTCGGGCCCGGTGTCAACGGCCCCTTGCTGGTGCTCGCCGAGGGTGGCGAACCGGCCGCACAGGCCGCGCAGCGTGCCCTGGCGAACGCGGACGGCGTGGCCGAGGTGACCCCGCCGATGCCGGCGAAACGGGCAGGGGTGTCCACGTTGCTGGTCTTCCCGGACTCCAAGCCGCAGGACACCGCGACGGCCGACCTGGTGGACCGGCTGCGTACCGACGTCCTGCCCGACGTGGCGCGGGACACCGGCGCGACGTTCCTGGTCGGCGGTGCGACCGCGGCGGTGGCGGACTTCTCCACCGCTGTCAAGGACCGGTTGGCGCTGTTCGTGGGCGTGGTGGTCGGGCTGTCGGCCCTCCTGCTGATGCTGGTCTTCCGCTCGGTGCTGATCCCGGTGAAGGCGGCCGTCCTCAACCTGCTCAGTGTCGGCGCGTCCCTCGGCGTGGTCACGCTGGTCTTCCAGAACGGCTTCGCCGGTGGGCTTTTCGGCGTGGAGCCGGGCCCGGTGGAGGCGTTCGTCCCCGTGATGATCTTCGCCATCGTGTTCGGGTTGTCCATGGACTACGAGGTGTTCCTGCTCTCCCGCATGCACGAGGAGTGGGAGCGGACCGGCGACGCCTCCCACGCCATCAGCGAGGGCCTGGCCACCACCGCCCGGGTGGTGACCGCGGCGGCGGCGATCATGATCGTGGTCTTCGGGGCGTTCCTGCTCGATCCGGGCCGGATGCTCAAGCAGTTCGGGCTCGGCCTGGCGGTCGCGGTGTTCCTCGACGCCGTGGTCATCCGCTGCCTGGTGCTGCCGGCGGTGATGCAGGTGCTCGGCCCCCGCGCCTGGTGGCTGCCACGGTGGCTGCGCCGGCTCCCGCGGGTGACGATCGACCGATGA
- a CDS encoding sensor histidine kinase codes for MLRRTRVRIPYATVAIDVVVAAVAFVVSMGVLTSGGFGTPDPGTRGLDATAVVLGALATLPLVARRFAPLAVYLLTALATVTLLYLRYPFELPLGVLIAAYEVATAYSGAGRQRRIVAMVAIGAFVPLITLAYWLAGVNVESILSGLLLWVAIFAGMWIAGDRTRLRRERLAGLEDQARRSVRDTERERRLAVAEERTRIARELHDSAGHAINVILVQAGAARLLQERDPAGSRQAIATIEDVARTTITEIDRLVHALREDDPAVPPTPADPGALAELLSSRRSDGLALTSEVRGEPRPLPRGVAWAAYRILQEALTNAARHGSGTAHAVVEHRPDAIEITVTNPVPESVRALASAPAVSSDGPVTGAPHTPGTRHGIIGMRERATLLGGSFEAGADHGTFRLSALLPFDGGAR; via the coding sequence GTGCTCCGACGAACCCGGGTCCGGATCCCCTACGCCACGGTGGCGATCGACGTCGTGGTCGCCGCGGTGGCGTTCGTCGTCTCGATGGGCGTACTCACCTCCGGCGGGTTCGGCACTCCCGACCCGGGCACGCGTGGGCTGGACGCGACCGCCGTCGTCCTCGGCGCGCTGGCCACCCTCCCCCTGGTCGCCCGCCGGTTCGCGCCGCTCGCGGTCTACCTGCTGACCGCCCTCGCCACCGTGACGCTCCTCTACCTGCGCTATCCGTTCGAGCTTCCGCTGGGCGTGTTGATCGCGGCGTACGAGGTGGCCACCGCCTACAGCGGTGCGGGCCGGCAACGGCGGATCGTCGCGATGGTCGCGATCGGGGCGTTCGTCCCGCTCATCACGCTCGCCTACTGGCTGGCGGGGGTCAACGTCGAGTCGATCCTTTCCGGTCTGCTGCTGTGGGTCGCGATCTTCGCCGGCATGTGGATCGCCGGGGACCGGACCCGGCTGCGGCGCGAACGCCTTGCCGGGCTGGAGGACCAGGCCCGGCGTTCGGTCCGCGACACCGAACGCGAACGCCGGCTCGCGGTGGCGGAGGAGCGCACCCGGATCGCCCGGGAGTTGCACGACTCGGCCGGGCACGCCATCAACGTGATCCTCGTCCAGGCAGGCGCGGCCCGGCTGCTGCAGGAACGCGACCCGGCGGGTTCCCGGCAGGCGATCGCGACGATCGAGGACGTGGCCCGTACGACGATCACCGAGATCGACCGGCTGGTGCACGCGCTACGCGAGGACGACCCGGCCGTTCCGCCGACGCCCGCCGATCCGGGCGCCCTGGCCGAGCTGCTGAGCAGCCGACGCTCCGACGGGTTGGCGCTCACCAGCGAGGTGCGCGGCGAGCCCCGGCCGCTGCCGCGCGGGGTGGCCTGGGCCGCCTACCGCATCCTGCAGGAGGCGCTCACCAACGCGGCCCGGCACGGCAGCGGGACCGCCCACGCCGTGGTCGAGCACAGGCCGGACGCGATCGAGATCACGGTGACGAACCCCGTCCCGGAATCCGTACGCGCCCTCGCCTCCGCGCCGGCCGTTTCCTCCGACGGGCCGGTCACCGGAGCACCGCACACACCGGGCACCCGGCACGGCATCATCGGGATGCGCGAACGTGCCACCCTGCTCGGAGGGTCCTTCGAGGCCGGCGCCGACCACGGCACGTTCCGGCTGTCGGCCCTGCTGCCCTTCGACGGGGGCGCCCGGTGA
- a CDS encoding Gfo/Idh/MocA family protein codes for MRTTGSAPLGGMDVSRLKVAVVGCGGAATGHALGLANLADFEIVALVDPSERNLASFRTRVPAVADVPAYADVEQLYDAGVEVEALTVVTPHTLHHPIVMGAIKRNLHVLCEKPLTCDPAHAREIEAAAATAGVTVMVRYQRRFDPAYRYMRDVIASGELGELRSIMVSVGQRWLKNTVGTWRQDPALSGGGMLMDSGSHLADMLLWLVGKPVETVSALVDNAGSPVDINTSATVSFAGGVQGQLHVVGDLATTWMENVAVSGTNGLLRYEADPQHPWRTGKVTHYRGDELVQPVNLPEPPEIHEALLASIRGEAVNEAPPAAGIAVAELSEAIYRSAGEGGARVSVR; via the coding sequence ATGCGGACAACAGGATCCGCACCGCTGGGAGGCATGGACGTGAGCAGGCTGAAGGTCGCTGTGGTCGGTTGTGGAGGTGCGGCGACCGGACACGCGCTGGGACTGGCCAACCTCGCCGACTTCGAGATCGTGGCATTGGTCGACCCGAGTGAGCGCAACCTCGCGAGCTTCCGCACCCGGGTGCCCGCAGTCGCCGACGTGCCGGCGTACGCCGACGTGGAGCAGCTGTACGACGCCGGGGTCGAGGTGGAGGCGCTCACCGTGGTGACCCCCCACACCCTGCACCACCCGATCGTGATGGGCGCGATCAAGCGCAACCTGCACGTGCTGTGCGAGAAGCCGCTCACCTGCGACCCGGCGCACGCGCGGGAGATCGAGGCCGCCGCGGCGACCGCCGGTGTCACGGTGATGGTGCGCTACCAGCGGCGGTTCGACCCGGCGTACCGCTACATGCGCGACGTCATCGCCTCCGGTGAGCTCGGCGAGCTCCGGTCGATCATGGTCTCGGTGGGCCAGCGCTGGCTGAAGAACACCGTGGGCACCTGGCGGCAGGACCCCGCCCTGTCCGGCGGCGGGATGTTGATGGACTCGGGCTCCCACCTCGCCGACATGCTGCTGTGGCTGGTCGGCAAGCCGGTCGAGACCGTCTCCGCGCTGGTCGACAACGCCGGGTCGCCGGTCGACATCAACACCTCGGCGACGGTGTCGTTCGCCGGCGGTGTGCAGGGCCAGCTGCACGTGGTGGGCGACCTGGCCACCACCTGGATGGAGAACGTCGCCGTCTCCGGCACGAACGGCCTGCTGCGGTACGAGGCCGACCCGCAGCACCCGTGGCGTACCGGCAAGGTGACGCACTACCGCGGCGACGAGCTCGTGCAGCCGGTCAACCTCCCGGAGCCCCCGGAGATCCACGAGGCCCTGCTGGCCAGCATCCGCGGCGAGGCCGTCAACGAGGCACCTCCCGCCGCCGGGATCGCGGTCGCCGAGCTGAGCGAGGCGATCTACCGTTCGGCCGGCGAGGGCGGCGCCCGCGTCTCCGTCCGCTGA
- a CDS encoding response regulator translates to MNDDGSGPGAALRVLVVDDDDLMRAGLRAVLSTDDTIEVVGEASNGREAVEQVRRLHPDVVLMDVRMPELDGIAATRTIVEAGPETRILVLTTFSDDEYVYGSLAAGASGFLLKRTRPEHLIAGIHTVGAGESLLSPAVTRTVIDRMTSQGRHPVDPAALGRLRALTPREREVLELVGRGLSNAEIAGTLFVEESTVKTHVKRLLAKLHLRDRVQAVILTYETGLVRPGEQPSAGS, encoded by the coding sequence GTGAACGACGACGGGAGCGGTCCGGGCGCCGCGCTGCGGGTGCTGGTGGTCGACGACGACGATCTGATGCGGGCCGGGCTTCGTGCCGTCCTGTCCACCGACGACACGATCGAGGTCGTGGGCGAGGCGAGCAACGGGCGGGAGGCCGTCGAGCAGGTCCGCCGGCTCCACCCGGACGTCGTGCTCATGGACGTACGCATGCCGGAACTCGACGGCATCGCCGCCACCCGCACCATCGTCGAGGCCGGTCCCGAAACGCGGATCCTCGTGCTCACGACGTTCTCCGACGACGAGTACGTCTACGGCTCGCTCGCCGCCGGCGCGTCCGGCTTCCTGCTCAAGCGCACCCGGCCCGAACACCTCATCGCCGGAATCCACACGGTCGGCGCGGGTGAGTCCCTGCTGTCCCCCGCCGTCACCCGTACCGTCATCGACCGGATGACCAGCCAGGGACGCCATCCGGTCGATCCCGCGGCTCTCGGCAGGCTGCGCGCGCTGACGCCTCGCGAACGCGAGGTGCTCGAGCTCGTCGGCCGTGGACTGTCCAACGCCGAGATCGCGGGCACGTTGTTCGTGGAGGAGTCGACGGTGAAGACGCACGTGAAACGGCTCCTCGCCAAGCTCCATCTGCGCGACCGGGTGCAGGCGGTCATCCTGACGTACGAAACGGGTCTGGTGCGGCCGGGCGAGCAGCCCTCGGCCGGCAGCTGA
- a CDS encoding anthrone oxygenase family protein translates to MSRTKLTWIALVVLVWGAMLSFGGVAAETVMLYPNIFGDAPASLDRAREFMVEGGPSDYFPPLGATVTISSLLAFVLSWRNPGLRWWVAGAAAVFVACEFLFSVLFFWPRNEIMFVDPVGTHSAAYLRQVAEEFVAGHWVRLAGGAVTSALAFTAFVRCDRANARAAAAGSATDPAEVAR, encoded by the coding sequence GTGTCCCGTACGAAACTGACCTGGATCGCGCTCGTCGTGCTGGTGTGGGGCGCGATGCTGTCCTTCGGCGGAGTCGCCGCCGAAACCGTGATGCTGTACCCGAACATCTTCGGTGACGCGCCCGCGTCGCTGGACCGGGCACGGGAGTTCATGGTCGAGGGCGGCCCGAGCGACTACTTCCCCCCGCTCGGCGCGACCGTGACGATCAGCAGCCTGCTCGCGTTCGTGCTCAGCTGGCGCAACCCCGGCTTGCGCTGGTGGGTCGCCGGGGCGGCGGCCGTCTTCGTCGCCTGCGAGTTCCTCTTCTCCGTGCTGTTCTTCTGGCCGCGCAACGAGATCATGTTCGTCGACCCCGTGGGCACCCATTCCGCGGCGTACCTTCGCCAGGTCGCGGAGGAGTTCGTCGCCGGGCACTGGGTACGCCTGGCCGGTGGCGCGGTGACCTCGGCGCTCGCGTTCACCGCGTTCGTACGGTGCGACCGTGCCAACGCGCGTGCGGCCGCCGCCGGGTCCGCGACCGATCCCGCGGAGGTGGCCCGATGA